One genomic segment of Musa acuminata AAA Group cultivar baxijiao chromosome BXJ3-3, Cavendish_Baxijiao_AAA, whole genome shotgun sequence includes these proteins:
- the LOC135634150 gene encoding probable phospholipid-transporting ATPase 8 isoform X1 produces MAGERRPRSAHVVFEMGLLSGRRSRPPPADQSPGVGRGDAGYSRMVHCNDPASPQALELNYPDNSISTTKYTVANFVPKSLFEQFRRVANFFFLIVAFISFSPLAPYRAVSILLPLVVVVGATMAKEAVEDWQRKKQDIEVNNRKVKVYDGSFSLYQTEWKKLRVGDIVRVEKDEFFPADLLLLSTNHDDGTCYVETMNLDGETNLKRKQSLEVTSTLHNEDSFQNFKALINCEDPNEKLYSFIGILDYEGVQFPLNPKQILLRDSKLRNTQHVYGAVIFTGHDTKVMQNAMDPPSKRSNIERRMDKIIYVLFASLVFISSISSVFFGIKTKNETSVGNYRWYLRPDNSSIYFDPNRAGLAAFFHFLTVLMLYGCLIPISLYISIEIVKVLQSIFIDHDQEMYCEDSDKPARARTSNLNEELGQVDTILSDKTGTLTCNSMEFVKCSIAGIAYGSRSCEMEKAASGIIQYEPFERHDSPSAFERHKPEGTSKKSTKGFGFRDDRLMNGQWVGEPNSEVIHKFFHVLAICHTAIPVVSKSDEILYEAESPDEASFVTAARELGFEFYRRTQTSVSLHEFDPKIGRKVDRTYELLDTLEFSSARKRMSVIVRTESNQLLLFCKGADSVIFERLAKNGQVFEPNTKCHINDYSEAGLRTLAVAYRILSAEEYIPWHDDFVKIKNSVNADHDTIVDEVADRIERDLILLGATAVEDRLQKGVPECINKLAEAGIKIWILTGDKLETAVNIGFACQLLRKGMEQLVITLDTPDINALKKDGDKNALEKSLHENVAKQIREALSHVSKMKGSNVPFALIIDGDSLAFALSTSLEHSFLDLAVACASVICCRTSPKQKALVTRMVKWRTRKTTLAIGDGANDVGMLQEADIGVGISGVEGMQAVMSSDFAIAQFRFLERLLLVHGHWCYRRISAMICYFFYKNITMGFTLFWFEAHAYFSGQPAYNDWFISFYSVAFTSLPVIALGVFDKDVSAHLCLKFPKLHQDGVQNIFFSWPRILGWMINGVCNALVIYYFTTHAIFHQAFRQDGHVAAYEILGVTMYTCVVWTVNCQLAIYLSYFTWIQHCVIWGSIIFWYMFLVVYGSFPSTISTTAYWVFREACALSPLYWLVILLVVVSALLPYFMYLNFQKTFFPKYHDLIQRLQVQKEN; encoded by the exons ATGGCCGGGGAGAGGAGGCCGAGATCGGCCCATGTCGTCTTCGAAATGGGGCTCCTCTCCGGCCGCCGCAGCCGCCCTCCTCCGGCCGACCAGAGTCCCGGCGTCGGCCGCGGCGACGCCGGCTACTCGAGGATGGTTCATTGCAACGATCCGGCGAGTCCTCAAGCGTTGGAGCTTAACTACCCGGATAATTCGATCTCCACCACCAAGTATACGGTGGCCAATTTCGTTCCCAAGTCCCTCTTCGAACAGTTCCGCAGAGTGGCCAACTTCTTCTTTCTCATCGTAGCTTTCATCTCCTTTAGCCCCCTTGCTCCGTACCGGGCCGTCAGTATCCTTCTCCCCCTCGTCGTCGTGGTGGGGGCGACCATGGCCAAAGAGGCCGTCGAAGATTGGCAGCGCAAGAAGCAG GATATAGAGGTCAACAATCGGAAGGTTAAAGTTTATGATGGATCCTTTTCTCTTTACCAAACAGAATGGAAGAAACTAAGAGTTGGAGATATTGTTAGAGTGGAGAAGGATGAATTCTTCCCTGCTGATTTACTTTTGCTTTCTACTAATCATGATGATGGCACTTGTTATGTTGAGACCATGAACCTTGATGGAGAGACAAACTTAAAACGTAAACAGAGCTTGGAAGTGACATCAACCTTGCATAATGAAGATTCTTTCCAGAACTTCAAAGCATTGATAAATTGTGAAGACCCAaatgaaaaattatattctttcattGGGATTCTGGATTATGAAGGTGTTCAATTTCCTCTTAACCCAAAACAAATTCTGTTGAGAGATTCTAAGCTCAGAAATACCCAGCATGTTTATGGTGCTGTGATTTTTACTGGACATGACACAAAAGTAATGCAGAATGCCATGGATCCTCCTTCAAAAAGGAGTAACATTGAGAGGAGAATGGATAAGATAATTTATGTTCTTTTCGCTTCTCTGGTTTTTATTTCATCCATTAGTTCTGTTTTCTTTGGAATCAAAACTAAAAATGAAACTAGTGTTGGAAACTATAGGTGGTATTTAAGACCAGACAACTCATCAATATACTTCGATCCTAACAGAGCAGGGTTGGCTGCCTTTTTCCACTTTCTGACAGTCCTCATGCTATATGGGTGCCTGATTCCCATCTCATTGTATATATCCATAGAGATTGTTAAGGTTTTGCAAAGTATCTTCATAGACCATGATCAGGAAATGTATTGCGAGGATAGTGATAAGCCTGCACGTGCTCGTACATCAAATTTGAATGAGGAACTTGGACAGGTTGATACTATACTATCAGATAAAACTGGCACGCTGACTTGCAACTCAATGGAGTTTGTGAAATGTTCTATAGCTGGTATTGCTTATGGAAGTAGATCATGTGAGATGGAGAAGGCTGCTTCAGGAATTATACAGTATGAACCATTTGAACGTCATGATTCACCTTCTGCTTTCGAGAGGCACAAGCCTGAAGGAACATCCAAAAAGTCAACCAAAGGCTTCGGCTTCAGAGATGATCGGTTAATGAATGGACAATGGGTTGGAGAACCTAATTCAGAAGTTATACACAAGTTTTTTCATGTGTTAGCAATCTGCCATACAGCTATTCCTGTTGTTAGTAAATCTGATGAAATATTATATGAAGCTGAGTCCCCAGATGAAGCATCTTTTGTTACAGCTGCAAGGGAACTTGGTTTTGAATTTTACAGACGAACCCAGACAAGCGTCTCTTTGCATGAGTTTGATCCAAAGATTGGCAGAAAGGTTGATAG GACGTATGAACTTCTCGATACCTTAGAATTCAGTAGTGCTCGCAAAAGAATGTCCGTAATTGTGAGGACTGAGAGCAACCAGTTATTACTTTTCTGCAAGGGTGCCGACAG TGTAATCTTTGAAAGGCTTGCCAAGAATGGGCAGGTATTTGAACCAAATACCAAATGCCACATCAATGACTATTCAGAGGCAGGCTTACGGACATTGGCGGTTGCATACCGCATACTAAGTGCAGAAGAATACATTCCATGGCATGATGATTTTGTGAAGATAAAAAATTCAGTCAACGCTGATCATGATACAATTGTGGATGAAGTAGCTGACAGAATTGAGAGGGATTTGATCCTTTTAGGTGCCACAGCTGTTGAGGACAGATTACAGAAGGGG GTTCCTGAGTGTATTAACAAACTTGCAGAAGCTGGAATCAAGATCTGGATTTTGACTGGTGATAAATTGGAAACTGCAGTCAACATAGG ATTTGCCTGCCAATTGCTAAGGAAAGGAATGGAGCAATTAGTTATCACGCTTGATACCCCAGATATTAATGCGCTAAAGAAAGATGGGGACAAGAATGCCCTGGAAAAG AGCTTACATGAGAATGTTGCCAAGCAAATACGTGAAGCACTGTCACATGTTTCTAAAATGAAAGGAAGTAATGTTCCCTTTGCTCTTATCATTGATGGTGATTCGCTGGCTTTTGCTCTCTCAACAAGTCTGGAGCATTCATTTCTAGATCTGGCAGTTGCTTGTGCATCTGTTATTTGTTGTCGAACTTCACCTAAACAGAAGGCACTG GTCACTAGAATGGTAAAATGGAGAACAAGGAAAACTACACTGGCAATTGGTGATGGAGCCAATGATGTTGGTATGCTTCAAGAGGCTGACATTGGCGTTGGTATTAGCGGGGTTGAGGGCATGCAG GCTGTAATGTCAAGTGACTTTGCAATAGCTCAATTTCGATTTTTGGAGCGGTTGCTGCTTGTTCATGGGCATTGGTGTTACAGGCGGATTTCAGCCATG ATATGCTACTTTTTCTACAAAAATATAACGATGGGCTTCACTCTTTTCTGGTTCGAggctcatgcttatttttcaggacAGCCTGCTTATAACGATTGGTTCATATCATTTTACAGTGTTGCCTTCACATCTCTTCCAGTGATTGCACTAGGTGTTTTTGATAAAGACGTTTCTGCGCATCTTTGCCTGAAG TTCCCTAAGTTGCATCAGGATGGTGTTCAGAACATTTTCTTCAGCTGGCCTCGTATACTAGGTTGGATGATTAACGGAGTTTGCAATGCCCTCGTAATCTATTACTTCACAACCCATGCCATCTTTCACCAAGCATTCCGACAAGATGGTCATGTCGCAGCCTATGAAATCCTGGGAGTAACAATGTACACCTGTGTCGTGTGGACAGTGAACTGCCAATTAGCGATCTACCTCAGCTACTTTACATGGATCCAACATTGCGTCATCTGGGGAAGCATCATATTTTGGTATATGTTTCTTGTAGTTTATGGTTCGTTCCCATCGACGATATCCACAACCGCATACTGGGTTTTCCGGGAAGCCTGTGCCTTGAGTCCTCTTTATTGGCTGGTCATTCTGCTTGTTGTTGTTTCAGCTCTGCTGCCTTATTTTATGTACTTGAATTTCCAGAAGACATTCTTCCCCAAGTACCATGACTTGATTCAGAGACTACAAGTGCAGAAAGAGAATTGA
- the LOC135634150 gene encoding probable phospholipid-transporting ATPase 8 isoform X3 encodes MAGERRPRSAHVVFEMGLLSGRRSRPPPADQSPGVGRGDAGYSRMVHCNDPASPQALELNYPDNSISTTKYTVANFVPKSLFEQFRRVANFFFLIVAFISFSPLAPYRAVSILLPLVVVVGATMAKEAVEDWQRKKQDIEVNNRKVKVYDGSFSLYQTEWKKLRVGDIVRVEKDEFFPADLLLLSTNHDDGTCYVETMNLDGETNLKRKQSLEVTSTLHNEDSFQNFKALINCEDPNEKLYSFIGILDYEGVQFPLNPKQILLRDSKLRNTQHVYGAVIFTGHDTKVMQNAMDPPSKRSNIERRMDKIIYVLFASLVFISSISSVFFGIKTKNETSVGNYRWYLRPDNSSIYFDPNRAGLAAFFHFLTVLMLYGCLIPISLYISIEIVKVLQSIFIDHDQEMYCEDSDKPARARTSNLNEELGQVDTILSDKTGTLTCNSMEFVKCSIAGIAYGSRSCEMEKAASGIIQYEPFERHDSPSAFERHKPEGTSKKSTKGFGFRDDRLMNGQWVGEPNSEVIHKFFHVLAICHTAIPVVSKSDEILYEAESPDEASFVTAARELGFEFYRRTQTSVSLHEFDPKIGRKVDRTYELLDTLEFSSARKRMSVIVRTESNQLLLFCKGADSVIFERLAKNGQVFEPNTKCHINDYSEAGLRTLAVAYRILSAEEYIPWHDDFVKIKNSVNADHDTIVDEVADRIERDLILLGATAVEDRLQKGVPECINKLAEAGIKIWILTGDKLETAVNIGFACQLLRKGMEQLVITLDTPDINALKKDGDKNALEKSLHENVAKQIREALSHVSKMKGSNVPFALIIDGDSLAFALSTSLEHSFLDLAVACASVICCRTSPKQKALVTRMVKWRTRKTTLAIGDGANDVGMLQEADIGVGISGVEGMQAVMSSDFAIAQFRFLERLLLVHGHWCYRRISAMCCLHISSSDCTRCF; translated from the exons ATGGCCGGGGAGAGGAGGCCGAGATCGGCCCATGTCGTCTTCGAAATGGGGCTCCTCTCCGGCCGCCGCAGCCGCCCTCCTCCGGCCGACCAGAGTCCCGGCGTCGGCCGCGGCGACGCCGGCTACTCGAGGATGGTTCATTGCAACGATCCGGCGAGTCCTCAAGCGTTGGAGCTTAACTACCCGGATAATTCGATCTCCACCACCAAGTATACGGTGGCCAATTTCGTTCCCAAGTCCCTCTTCGAACAGTTCCGCAGAGTGGCCAACTTCTTCTTTCTCATCGTAGCTTTCATCTCCTTTAGCCCCCTTGCTCCGTACCGGGCCGTCAGTATCCTTCTCCCCCTCGTCGTCGTGGTGGGGGCGACCATGGCCAAAGAGGCCGTCGAAGATTGGCAGCGCAAGAAGCAG GATATAGAGGTCAACAATCGGAAGGTTAAAGTTTATGATGGATCCTTTTCTCTTTACCAAACAGAATGGAAGAAACTAAGAGTTGGAGATATTGTTAGAGTGGAGAAGGATGAATTCTTCCCTGCTGATTTACTTTTGCTTTCTACTAATCATGATGATGGCACTTGTTATGTTGAGACCATGAACCTTGATGGAGAGACAAACTTAAAACGTAAACAGAGCTTGGAAGTGACATCAACCTTGCATAATGAAGATTCTTTCCAGAACTTCAAAGCATTGATAAATTGTGAAGACCCAaatgaaaaattatattctttcattGGGATTCTGGATTATGAAGGTGTTCAATTTCCTCTTAACCCAAAACAAATTCTGTTGAGAGATTCTAAGCTCAGAAATACCCAGCATGTTTATGGTGCTGTGATTTTTACTGGACATGACACAAAAGTAATGCAGAATGCCATGGATCCTCCTTCAAAAAGGAGTAACATTGAGAGGAGAATGGATAAGATAATTTATGTTCTTTTCGCTTCTCTGGTTTTTATTTCATCCATTAGTTCTGTTTTCTTTGGAATCAAAACTAAAAATGAAACTAGTGTTGGAAACTATAGGTGGTATTTAAGACCAGACAACTCATCAATATACTTCGATCCTAACAGAGCAGGGTTGGCTGCCTTTTTCCACTTTCTGACAGTCCTCATGCTATATGGGTGCCTGATTCCCATCTCATTGTATATATCCATAGAGATTGTTAAGGTTTTGCAAAGTATCTTCATAGACCATGATCAGGAAATGTATTGCGAGGATAGTGATAAGCCTGCACGTGCTCGTACATCAAATTTGAATGAGGAACTTGGACAGGTTGATACTATACTATCAGATAAAACTGGCACGCTGACTTGCAACTCAATGGAGTTTGTGAAATGTTCTATAGCTGGTATTGCTTATGGAAGTAGATCATGTGAGATGGAGAAGGCTGCTTCAGGAATTATACAGTATGAACCATTTGAACGTCATGATTCACCTTCTGCTTTCGAGAGGCACAAGCCTGAAGGAACATCCAAAAAGTCAACCAAAGGCTTCGGCTTCAGAGATGATCGGTTAATGAATGGACAATGGGTTGGAGAACCTAATTCAGAAGTTATACACAAGTTTTTTCATGTGTTAGCAATCTGCCATACAGCTATTCCTGTTGTTAGTAAATCTGATGAAATATTATATGAAGCTGAGTCCCCAGATGAAGCATCTTTTGTTACAGCTGCAAGGGAACTTGGTTTTGAATTTTACAGACGAACCCAGACAAGCGTCTCTTTGCATGAGTTTGATCCAAAGATTGGCAGAAAGGTTGATAG GACGTATGAACTTCTCGATACCTTAGAATTCAGTAGTGCTCGCAAAAGAATGTCCGTAATTGTGAGGACTGAGAGCAACCAGTTATTACTTTTCTGCAAGGGTGCCGACAG TGTAATCTTTGAAAGGCTTGCCAAGAATGGGCAGGTATTTGAACCAAATACCAAATGCCACATCAATGACTATTCAGAGGCAGGCTTACGGACATTGGCGGTTGCATACCGCATACTAAGTGCAGAAGAATACATTCCATGGCATGATGATTTTGTGAAGATAAAAAATTCAGTCAACGCTGATCATGATACAATTGTGGATGAAGTAGCTGACAGAATTGAGAGGGATTTGATCCTTTTAGGTGCCACAGCTGTTGAGGACAGATTACAGAAGGGG GTTCCTGAGTGTATTAACAAACTTGCAGAAGCTGGAATCAAGATCTGGATTTTGACTGGTGATAAATTGGAAACTGCAGTCAACATAGG ATTTGCCTGCCAATTGCTAAGGAAAGGAATGGAGCAATTAGTTATCACGCTTGATACCCCAGATATTAATGCGCTAAAGAAAGATGGGGACAAGAATGCCCTGGAAAAG AGCTTACATGAGAATGTTGCCAAGCAAATACGTGAAGCACTGTCACATGTTTCTAAAATGAAAGGAAGTAATGTTCCCTTTGCTCTTATCATTGATGGTGATTCGCTGGCTTTTGCTCTCTCAACAAGTCTGGAGCATTCATTTCTAGATCTGGCAGTTGCTTGTGCATCTGTTATTTGTTGTCGAACTTCACCTAAACAGAAGGCACTG GTCACTAGAATGGTAAAATGGAGAACAAGGAAAACTACACTGGCAATTGGTGATGGAGCCAATGATGTTGGTATGCTTCAAGAGGCTGACATTGGCGTTGGTATTAGCGGGGTTGAGGGCATGCAG GCTGTAATGTCAAGTGACTTTGCAATAGCTCAATTTCGATTTTTGGAGCGGTTGCTGCTTGTTCATGGGCATTGGTGTTACAGGCGGATTTCAGCCATG TGTTGCCTTCACATCTCTTCCAGTGATTGCACTAGGTGTTTTTGA
- the LOC135634150 gene encoding probable phospholipid-transporting ATPase 8 isoform X2 — protein sequence MNLDGETNLKRKQSLEVTSTLHNEDSFQNFKALINCEDPNEKLYSFIGILDYEGVQFPLNPKQILLRDSKLRNTQHVYGAVIFTGHDTKVMQNAMDPPSKRSNIERRMDKIIYVLFASLVFISSISSVFFGIKTKNETSVGNYRWYLRPDNSSIYFDPNRAGLAAFFHFLTVLMLYGCLIPISLYISIEIVKVLQSIFIDHDQEMYCEDSDKPARARTSNLNEELGQVDTILSDKTGTLTCNSMEFVKCSIAGIAYGSRSCEMEKAASGIIQYEPFERHDSPSAFERHKPEGTSKKSTKGFGFRDDRLMNGQWVGEPNSEVIHKFFHVLAICHTAIPVVSKSDEILYEAESPDEASFVTAARELGFEFYRRTQTSVSLHEFDPKIGRKVDRTYELLDTLEFSSARKRMSVIVRTESNQLLLFCKGADSVIFERLAKNGQVFEPNTKCHINDYSEAGLRTLAVAYRILSAEEYIPWHDDFVKIKNSVNADHDTIVDEVADRIERDLILLGATAVEDRLQKGVPECINKLAEAGIKIWILTGDKLETAVNIGFACQLLRKGMEQLVITLDTPDINALKKDGDKNALEKSLHENVAKQIREALSHVSKMKGSNVPFALIIDGDSLAFALSTSLEHSFLDLAVACASVICCRTSPKQKALVTRMVKWRTRKTTLAIGDGANDVGMLQEADIGVGISGVEGMQAVMSSDFAIAQFRFLERLLLVHGHWCYRRISAMICYFFYKNITMGFTLFWFEAHAYFSGQPAYNDWFISFYSVAFTSLPVIALGVFDKDVSAHLCLKFPKLHQDGVQNIFFSWPRILGWMINGVCNALVIYYFTTHAIFHQAFRQDGHVAAYEILGVTMYTCVVWTVNCQLAIYLSYFTWIQHCVIWGSIIFWYMFLVVYGSFPSTISTTAYWVFREACALSPLYWLVILLVVVSALLPYFMYLNFQKTFFPKYHDLIQRLQVQKEN from the exons ATGAACCTTGATGGAGAGACAAACTTAAAACGTAAACAGAGCTTGGAAGTGACATCAACCTTGCATAATGAAGATTCTTTCCAGAACTTCAAAGCATTGATAAATTGTGAAGACCCAaatgaaaaattatattctttcattGGGATTCTGGATTATGAAGGTGTTCAATTTCCTCTTAACCCAAAACAAATTCTGTTGAGAGATTCTAAGCTCAGAAATACCCAGCATGTTTATGGTGCTGTGATTTTTACTGGACATGACACAAAAGTAATGCAGAATGCCATGGATCCTCCTTCAAAAAGGAGTAACATTGAGAGGAGAATGGATAAGATAATTTATGTTCTTTTCGCTTCTCTGGTTTTTATTTCATCCATTAGTTCTGTTTTCTTTGGAATCAAAACTAAAAATGAAACTAGTGTTGGAAACTATAGGTGGTATTTAAGACCAGACAACTCATCAATATACTTCGATCCTAACAGAGCAGGGTTGGCTGCCTTTTTCCACTTTCTGACAGTCCTCATGCTATATGGGTGCCTGATTCCCATCTCATTGTATATATCCATAGAGATTGTTAAGGTTTTGCAAAGTATCTTCATAGACCATGATCAGGAAATGTATTGCGAGGATAGTGATAAGCCTGCACGTGCTCGTACATCAAATTTGAATGAGGAACTTGGACAGGTTGATACTATACTATCAGATAAAACTGGCACGCTGACTTGCAACTCAATGGAGTTTGTGAAATGTTCTATAGCTGGTATTGCTTATGGAAGTAGATCATGTGAGATGGAGAAGGCTGCTTCAGGAATTATACAGTATGAACCATTTGAACGTCATGATTCACCTTCTGCTTTCGAGAGGCACAAGCCTGAAGGAACATCCAAAAAGTCAACCAAAGGCTTCGGCTTCAGAGATGATCGGTTAATGAATGGACAATGGGTTGGAGAACCTAATTCAGAAGTTATACACAAGTTTTTTCATGTGTTAGCAATCTGCCATACAGCTATTCCTGTTGTTAGTAAATCTGATGAAATATTATATGAAGCTGAGTCCCCAGATGAAGCATCTTTTGTTACAGCTGCAAGGGAACTTGGTTTTGAATTTTACAGACGAACCCAGACAAGCGTCTCTTTGCATGAGTTTGATCCAAAGATTGGCAGAAAGGTTGATAG GACGTATGAACTTCTCGATACCTTAGAATTCAGTAGTGCTCGCAAAAGAATGTCCGTAATTGTGAGGACTGAGAGCAACCAGTTATTACTTTTCTGCAAGGGTGCCGACAG TGTAATCTTTGAAAGGCTTGCCAAGAATGGGCAGGTATTTGAACCAAATACCAAATGCCACATCAATGACTATTCAGAGGCAGGCTTACGGACATTGGCGGTTGCATACCGCATACTAAGTGCAGAAGAATACATTCCATGGCATGATGATTTTGTGAAGATAAAAAATTCAGTCAACGCTGATCATGATACAATTGTGGATGAAGTAGCTGACAGAATTGAGAGGGATTTGATCCTTTTAGGTGCCACAGCTGTTGAGGACAGATTACAGAAGGGG GTTCCTGAGTGTATTAACAAACTTGCAGAAGCTGGAATCAAGATCTGGATTTTGACTGGTGATAAATTGGAAACTGCAGTCAACATAGG ATTTGCCTGCCAATTGCTAAGGAAAGGAATGGAGCAATTAGTTATCACGCTTGATACCCCAGATATTAATGCGCTAAAGAAAGATGGGGACAAGAATGCCCTGGAAAAG AGCTTACATGAGAATGTTGCCAAGCAAATACGTGAAGCACTGTCACATGTTTCTAAAATGAAAGGAAGTAATGTTCCCTTTGCTCTTATCATTGATGGTGATTCGCTGGCTTTTGCTCTCTCAACAAGTCTGGAGCATTCATTTCTAGATCTGGCAGTTGCTTGTGCATCTGTTATTTGTTGTCGAACTTCACCTAAACAGAAGGCACTG GTCACTAGAATGGTAAAATGGAGAACAAGGAAAACTACACTGGCAATTGGTGATGGAGCCAATGATGTTGGTATGCTTCAAGAGGCTGACATTGGCGTTGGTATTAGCGGGGTTGAGGGCATGCAG GCTGTAATGTCAAGTGACTTTGCAATAGCTCAATTTCGATTTTTGGAGCGGTTGCTGCTTGTTCATGGGCATTGGTGTTACAGGCGGATTTCAGCCATG ATATGCTACTTTTTCTACAAAAATATAACGATGGGCTTCACTCTTTTCTGGTTCGAggctcatgcttatttttcaggacAGCCTGCTTATAACGATTGGTTCATATCATTTTACAGTGTTGCCTTCACATCTCTTCCAGTGATTGCACTAGGTGTTTTTGATAAAGACGTTTCTGCGCATCTTTGCCTGAAG TTCCCTAAGTTGCATCAGGATGGTGTTCAGAACATTTTCTTCAGCTGGCCTCGTATACTAGGTTGGATGATTAACGGAGTTTGCAATGCCCTCGTAATCTATTACTTCACAACCCATGCCATCTTTCACCAAGCATTCCGACAAGATGGTCATGTCGCAGCCTATGAAATCCTGGGAGTAACAATGTACACCTGTGTCGTGTGGACAGTGAACTGCCAATTAGCGATCTACCTCAGCTACTTTACATGGATCCAACATTGCGTCATCTGGGGAAGCATCATATTTTGGTATATGTTTCTTGTAGTTTATGGTTCGTTCCCATCGACGATATCCACAACCGCATACTGGGTTTTCCGGGAAGCCTGTGCCTTGAGTCCTCTTTATTGGCTGGTCATTCTGCTTGTTGTTGTTTCAGCTCTGCTGCCTTATTTTATGTACTTGAATTTCCAGAAGACATTCTTCCCCAAGTACCATGACTTGATTCAGAGACTACAAGTGCAGAAAGAGAATTGA